The following proteins are encoded in a genomic region of Mahella australiensis 50-1 BON:
- a CDS encoding FAD-dependent oxidoreductase — protein sequence MKECYDLVVAGGGLTGVAAAVAAKRHGVQDVLLVERYGFLGGMATAGLVNPFMTYFKAKKPYTEENQLIFGIFQEILDELDKLGGLKNKAVFDAEVMKLVLNRMIQRAGVEVLLHTFIEGVNKSGESSIESIRVANKSGVYNIEGRVFIDCTGDADVAYMAGVPCNKGRDEDGFAQPMTMCFRVANVDRYKMPSNNEINRLYKEAVAGGEIHNPREDVLFFDTMQPDVIHFNTTRIVMKDATDAKQLTQAEMEVREQCWEMFYFLKRYVPGFENSYFQVSAPQIGVRESRRIVGRYVLNEDDVLSGRKFDDSICYFAYNIDIHNPSGTGTVLKSLNEGDYYGIPYRCLLPLNVDNLLVAGRPISSTHEAHSSLRVMPACTAMGQAAGTAAAMAIKAGTQPSQIDVRALREQLMADGAIRW from the coding sequence ATGAAAGAGTGTTATGATCTGGTGGTGGCCGGCGGAGGATTGACCGGCGTAGCGGCGGCAGTGGCTGCTAAGCGTCACGGCGTGCAGGATGTGCTGCTTGTAGAGCGCTACGGCTTTTTAGGCGGTATGGCCACGGCAGGCCTGGTTAATCCGTTTATGACCTATTTTAAGGCTAAAAAGCCCTATACCGAGGAAAATCAGCTTATATTCGGTATATTTCAAGAGATACTCGATGAGCTGGATAAATTGGGAGGGCTAAAAAATAAAGCGGTATTCGATGCTGAGGTTATGAAACTTGTGCTAAACCGCATGATACAAAGAGCAGGCGTAGAGGTACTGCTGCATACCTTTATAGAAGGCGTGAATAAGAGCGGTGAAAGCTCTATAGAAAGCATACGTGTCGCTAATAAATCCGGTGTGTATAATATAGAAGGGCGTGTATTTATCGATTGTACGGGTGATGCCGATGTAGCCTATATGGCAGGCGTACCTTGCAATAAAGGGAGAGATGAAGATGGCTTTGCCCAGCCGATGACCATGTGCTTCAGGGTGGCAAATGTGGATCGTTATAAAATGCCCTCCAACAATGAAATAAATAGGCTTTATAAAGAGGCCGTTGCCGGAGGAGAGATACACAATCCTCGCGAAGATGTATTGTTCTTCGATACCATGCAGCCTGATGTGATACACTTCAACACGACGCGCATAGTGATGAAAGATGCCACCGATGCAAAGCAACTAACCCAGGCTGAAATGGAGGTCAGGGAACAATGCTGGGAGATGTTTTATTTCTTAAAGCGGTATGTTCCAGGTTTTGAGAATTCATATTTTCAGGTATCGGCACCGCAGATAGGGGTAAGGGAATCCCGGCGGATAGTGGGCCGGTATGTGCTGAACGAAGATGATGTATTAAGCGGCCGTAAATTCGATGACTCAATATGCTATTTTGCCTATAATATAGACATACACAATCCCTCCGGAACCGGAACGGTGCTCAAGTCATTGAATGAAGGGGATTATTATGGTATACCTTACAGATGCCTTTTGCCGTTAAATGTAGATAATCTATTAGTAGCAGGGCGGCCTATATCCAGTACGCATGAAGCCCATTCATCTTTGAGGGTCATGCCGGCATGTACGGCTATGGGGCAGGCGGCCGGCACAGCTGCAGCTATGGCTATAAAAGCGGGCACGCAGCCGTCGCAGATAGATGTCCGGGCATTGAGGGAGCAATTAATGGCGGATGGTGCTATTCGCTGGTAA
- a CDS encoding HdeD family acid-resistance protein gives MKDIKWLVIAIGIVMIIASIIVFANPTGTVRAIALLVGIAVIIGGVVSLAENIRHEQNNMTTFHLVLSVLVIIFGIILVSQPDFAINVFVYIIGIWFIIDAIRRIIDAKAYKTASSNLYTAAIVMDILLLIVGALLLLNPFIAWFSISIIIGISLLIGGIVHLVYGVISRSDL, from the coding sequence ATGAAGGATATAAAGTGGTTGGTCATTGCTATCGGGATCGTTATGATAATTGCCAGCATCATTGTGTTTGCTAATCCTACCGGCACCGTAAGGGCCATAGCATTGCTGGTCGGCATTGCGGTAATTATAGGCGGTGTTGTTTCTCTTGCGGAAAATATCAGACATGAGCAAAACAACATGACTACCTTTCATCTGGTTTTGAGCGTGTTAGTGATTATTTTCGGCATTATACTGGTGAGCCAGCCCGACTTTGCTATTAATGTGTTCGTGTATATTATCGGTATCTGGTTTATTATAGATGCTATACGGCGTATTATCGATGCAAAGGCCTATAAGACCGCAAGTTCCAATTTGTATACTGCGGCCATTGTAATGGATATACTGCTTTTGATTGTAGGAGCGTTGCTATTGCTCAATCCGTTTATAGCCTGGTTCTCAATATCGATTATTATTGGAATTTCGCTGCTCATCGGTGGTATTGTGCATCTGGTCTATGGCGTTATCAGTCGCTCTGACTTATAA
- a CDS encoding AraC family transcriptional regulator, producing the protein MGRAYYRLFVSFLVVIIIPVMIFGIFAYNRSLSSIEEEAVKNNQTLLNVFKQNIDGILMDIDTSFIQNGLVIETFDGINLPESYGDYLSQRKLMNINDFVTHLNTNSDVVDDAMIYYKQAGVFVTPNGRFSEEGFKDEPIARHLKGVNDNVLWLGPRQVKSTRSGGTIPVMSYVRQLPVLPSYKRAAFVVNINLHSLSSVMASYSSGYERQKIYLLDSEGIVIADADKEFIGKDLSIYPYISQVLNNKQGYEFRDDINGQASLVSFLPSSVQNWKYVVITPMQSLMAGSTAIQRGIIAMSIFLILVGIAASVLISRRLYRPVKSIVSSWQGIRAIDSHSDEYSAIGNYLSELQQRNNDLEQQWKNVWPVVKEKMLLDILKGKNTMITDINNSLRSYGIKADFSNFVVMAIEIDDIECMEDIDKELAVFSVKNAVNEIIKAEYDGFVTSEDYTVLSVVNLPQAEYYLDYKRTLGYLCTEIMDSIEKHIKLTISIGISRLYHDSNDLHKAYSEAVEAIKYRLLYGNRSLTFIEDAEPGSDNMSTYPYDKEQELVKYIKAMDVDKANMALKDITSHLATYKSYEYIKQFFIQLIGYIMVSVYDMGYTETEIFGARSLLKEINSIKTLKDATQWLSEICNAVINFLAEKHKGRNRNIVAQCKAYVDEHFEDSQLSLLAVAEELYTSESYLSRIFKEETGMTFTEYIAIKRIERAKYFLENTDMTMEQIAKNIGLSIQSFMRIFKKYESMSPGQFRASKRV; encoded by the coding sequence ATGGGAAGAGCATATTATCGATTATTTGTTTCATTTTTGGTAGTTATAATTATACCCGTTATGATATTCGGCATATTTGCCTATAATAGATCACTGTCATCTATAGAGGAAGAGGCTGTAAAAAATAATCAAACATTGCTTAATGTATTTAAGCAGAATATAGATGGTATATTGATGGATATAGATACTTCCTTTATACAGAATGGTTTGGTTATAGAGACTTTCGATGGTATAAATCTACCAGAGTCATATGGTGACTATTTATCCCAAAGGAAACTTATGAACATCAATGATTTTGTTACCCATTTAAATACAAATAGCGATGTTGTGGACGACGCCATGATATACTATAAACAAGCCGGGGTATTCGTTACACCTAATGGAAGATTCAGCGAAGAGGGCTTTAAGGATGAACCGATAGCGCGGCATTTGAAGGGTGTTAATGACAATGTTCTGTGGCTCGGTCCCAGGCAAGTCAAAAGTACTCGTTCAGGCGGAACGATACCTGTCATGTCATATGTAAGGCAATTGCCCGTTTTGCCAAGCTATAAAAGGGCTGCTTTTGTGGTTAACATAAATTTGCATAGTCTGAGTTCTGTTATGGCATCTTACAGCAGTGGATATGAGAGGCAGAAAATATATTTGCTGGATTCAGAAGGCATAGTTATAGCCGATGCCGATAAAGAATTTATAGGCAAGGATTTGAGCATATACCCTTATATATCGCAGGTGTTAAATAATAAACAAGGCTATGAATTCAGAGATGATATAAACGGGCAGGCCAGTCTTGTCTCTTTTTTACCATCTAGTGTTCAGAATTGGAAGTACGTTGTTATAACGCCCATGCAATCGTTAATGGCCGGCAGTACAGCCATACAGCGCGGTATTATAGCTATGAGTATATTTCTTATATTGGTAGGTATTGCTGCCTCGGTGTTGATAAGTCGGAGACTATATAGACCAGTAAAGTCTATAGTGTCGTCTTGGCAGGGTATAAGAGCGATAGATTCCCATTCTGATGAATATTCGGCTATAGGAAATTATCTTAGTGAGTTGCAGCAACGCAACAATGATTTGGAACAACAATGGAAAAATGTTTGGCCTGTGGTAAAAGAAAAGATGCTATTGGATATATTGAAGGGTAAAAATACTATGATAACAGATATAAACAATAGCCTGCGTTCCTACGGCATAAAGGCGGATTTCAGTAATTTTGTAGTGATGGCAATCGAGATCGATGATATAGAGTGTATGGAGGATATAGATAAAGAGTTGGCTGTTTTTAGCGTGAAAAATGCCGTTAATGAGATAATAAAGGCGGAATATGACGGCTTTGTAACATCGGAGGATTATACGGTATTGTCGGTGGTGAATCTACCTCAGGCAGAGTATTATCTCGATTATAAGCGTACGCTCGGTTATTTATGTACAGAAATAATGGACAGCATAGAAAAGCATATAAAACTTACCATAAGCATAGGTATAAGCCGGTTGTATCATGATTCCAATGACTTGCATAAAGCCTATTCGGAAGCGGTGGAAGCTATAAAGTATCGTTTACTATATGGCAACCGTTCACTCACATTTATAGAGGATGCGGAGCCCGGATCCGACAATATGAGCACTTATCCGTACGATAAAGAGCAGGAATTGGTTAAATATATAAAGGCCATGGATGTCGACAAAGCGAATATGGCATTGAAGGACATAACAAGCCATCTCGCCACTTATAAGTCATATGAATATATTAAGCAATTCTTTATCCAGCTTATAGGCTATATAATGGTATCCGTATATGATATGGGTTATACCGAGACAGAGATATTCGGTGCTCGCTCTTTACTCAAGGAGATTAACAGTATTAAGACATTGAAAGATGCTACGCAATGGCTAAGTGAGATATGCAATGCAGTTATAAACTTTCTGGCCGAGAAACATAAAGGCCGTAACAGAAATATAGTGGCACAATGCAAGGCCTATGTGGACGAACATTTTGAGGATTCACAGCTTAGCCTGCTTGCTGTGGCCGAGGAACTATATACCAGTGAATCTTATCTGAGCAGGATTTTCAAAGAAGAGACTGGTATGACTTTTACCGAATATATCGCGATTAAGCGTATAGAAAGGGCTAAATATTTTTTGGAGAATACTGATATGACCATGGAACAGATAGCCAAGAATATCGGTTTGAGCATTCAAAGCTTTATGAGAATATTTAAAAAGTACGAAAGTATGTCACCTGGACAATTCAGAGCATCGAAACGCGTATAA
- a CDS encoding extracellular solute-binding protein — MKKSLRFLALAMAIGLMLAVFAGCSSNGGQPGNEQAPAQGTSEQAGDEVQTSQEVYEFDWMYSWGREFPPENDPIKPIIEKDTNTKINVIIPPMNEYAEKVQVTVAGGDYPELIQFMPGMDWKTLADQGAFIPIDDLLQYGPNLQKIIPKENWDLVKMSGQVWGVPLLNVLNPQQLWVRQDWIEELGIGDGWEDKLGSENFKTVDDFYSVLQAFKRNKNATYTGSGVWALSPLFGAFGVVPASDHYVEENGEIIRVMQHSRMKQALEWVHKLYAEGLIDPEIVTNKTEQVNNKAAQGSTGMAFYNWNLHFILDTQYNMKQLDPKAKWVPTNPPQGPDGYAYLESDRRSMDGVFLISSKAKDPKRLIQFLDYLIDGKGYELTHYGIEGMHYNKKPDGSIEFTEAGKAEWLEVYGKMRHIWDPLFWYGKYGEYAASLEDSATENPNLPNVAEGFTPGPVWKQYGADLNRYEGEMLLKFITGEEPLSKWDEYIKTTKDTYHVDDINKEIIDSLKADGRL, encoded by the coding sequence ATGAAGAAGAGTTTAAGGTTTTTGGCATTGGCGATGGCCATCGGTCTGATGTTAGCCGTATTTGCCGGCTGCTCTTCAAATGGAGGACAGCCAGGCAATGAACAGGCACCGGCGCAGGGGACTTCAGAACAAGCAGGCGATGAGGTACAAACCAGCCAAGAGGTTTACGAGTTTGACTGGATGTATAGCTGGGGCAGAGAATTCCCACCAGAAAATGACCCTATAAAGCCAATCATCGAAAAAGATACCAATACCAAAATTAATGTCATCATTCCGCCGATGAACGAATATGCCGAGAAGGTACAAGTCACAGTGGCGGGCGGTGATTATCCTGAATTGATACAATTTATGCCAGGTATGGACTGGAAAACATTAGCTGACCAAGGGGCCTTTATACCGATAGATGATCTGCTTCAGTATGGTCCCAATCTGCAAAAAATCATACCCAAAGAAAATTGGGATTTAGTTAAGATGAGCGGCCAGGTATGGGGCGTACCACTTTTGAACGTGCTGAACCCTCAACAGCTATGGGTGCGCCAGGACTGGATAGAGGAATTGGGCATTGGCGATGGCTGGGAAGACAAACTTGGGTCTGAGAACTTTAAGACCGTAGACGACTTTTATAGCGTGCTTCAAGCTTTTAAGCGAAATAAAAACGCAACATATACCGGTAGCGGTGTATGGGCATTAAGCCCACTGTTTGGGGCTTTTGGCGTAGTGCCGGCCAGCGATCATTATGTAGAAGAAAATGGAGAAATTATACGGGTAATGCAACATTCGCGCATGAAGCAAGCGCTTGAGTGGGTGCATAAACTCTATGCCGAGGGGCTCATAGATCCGGAGATAGTGACAAACAAAACCGAGCAGGTTAATAATAAGGCAGCCCAAGGTTCGACCGGCATGGCATTTTATAACTGGAATCTGCATTTTATATTAGATACGCAATATAATATGAAGCAGCTAGACCCGAAAGCGAAATGGGTCCCTACCAATCCTCCTCAGGGGCCGGATGGTTATGCCTATCTAGAAAGTGATAGGCGCTCTATGGATGGTGTGTTCCTTATATCATCAAAAGCAAAAGATCCCAAAAGGCTTATACAATTCCTGGATTACCTTATAGATGGTAAAGGCTACGAGCTAACGCATTATGGTATAGAAGGTATGCATTACAATAAAAAGCCGGATGGCAGCATAGAATTCACCGAAGCGGGTAAAGCCGAGTGGTTGGAAGTATACGGCAAGATGAGGCATATATGGGATCCGTTGTTCTGGTATGGGAAGTATGGGGAATATGCCGCGTCTCTGGAGGATTCGGCTACAGAAAATCCCAATCTGCCCAATGTAGCCGAAGGCTTTACACCAGGGCCTGTGTGGAAGCAATATGGCGCTGACCTAAACCGTTATGAGGGTGAAATGTTGTTGAAATTTATAACCGGTGAGGAACCCCTGAGCAAGTGGGATGAATATATAAAGACCACGAAAGATACCTATCACGTCGATGATATAAATAAAGAGATCATCGATAGCCTGAAGGCCGATGGCAGGTTATAG
- a CDS encoding glycoside hydrolase family 97 protein: MRDYTQKDKNVWILNSPDEKIVVKIALDGHGQLYYNVLKDAKTVFYDSPLGISTDKANFSSELSFLSERRQTICESYTLMTGKRANCINHANELILRLKKKNHIMDFIMRAYNDGIAYRYFIPHHGNISVYNESSSFKIPKDSIGWAHEFVPHYEGFYNYRTFDELCKMEAGMPILIKTTDDCWALIAEAGVYGDYCGSHILGSGNDDGLLKVVFAPDQKNEIRSVCPFYTPWRVAIIGTKLSAIVESALIENLSPECELIDTSWIKPGRTAWSWWSGDPTDDYGTATGYVDFAASMGWEYYLCDAGWNEDWIPQLVNYAKEKGIGIWLWCHYKDLDTDDEIFDKLVRWASYGIKGMKVDFFESDSQERIRLYDKLAKACANLKLMLNYHGATKPAGERRRWPHIMTREGVLGAEYYRWSDGPTAEHNCTLPFTRNIIGAMDYTPVTFSNNREQTTWAHQLALSVIFESGIQHFADKPDGYYAIGEAAQFLKDCPTVWDDTILLDGYPGKYVSIARQRANKWFLASICGNNMSRDIELKLDFLESGICYNANIYKDGDNAKSIIVEHNTVKASDRIKIQLNKNGGCCISFYPTSPGL, translated from the coding sequence ATGAGAGATTATACTCAAAAAGACAAGAATGTGTGGATACTTAACTCACCGGACGAAAAGATAGTTGTAAAAATAGCATTAGATGGGCATGGCCAACTCTATTACAATGTACTAAAAGATGCTAAAACAGTATTCTATGATTCTCCTCTAGGTATCAGTACAGACAAGGCTAACTTTTCATCTGAACTATCGTTTTTATCCGAGCGAAGACAGACTATATGCGAAAGCTATACATTAATGACCGGCAAACGAGCTAACTGTATAAACCACGCAAATGAACTAATACTGAGGCTGAAAAAGAAAAACCATATAATGGATTTTATTATGCGTGCCTATAATGATGGCATAGCATACCGATATTTCATACCGCATCATGGAAATATAAGCGTATATAATGAATCAAGCTCCTTCAAGATCCCTAAAGATAGCATAGGATGGGCTCACGAGTTTGTACCCCATTATGAGGGCTTTTATAATTATAGAACTTTTGATGAGCTGTGCAAAATGGAAGCCGGCATGCCTATTTTGATTAAAACGACGGATGATTGTTGGGCTTTAATTGCTGAGGCTGGTGTATATGGCGATTACTGCGGGTCGCATATATTAGGAAGCGGCAACGACGACGGTTTACTTAAAGTAGTTTTTGCTCCTGATCAAAAAAATGAGATTCGTAGTGTTTGTCCATTTTATACACCATGGAGAGTTGCGATTATAGGCACAAAACTTTCTGCCATAGTGGAGTCTGCTTTGATCGAAAACTTAAGCCCCGAGTGCGAACTTATCGACACGTCTTGGATAAAGCCAGGTAGAACAGCATGGTCCTGGTGGTCCGGAGACCCCACGGATGATTACGGTACTGCTACTGGTTATGTCGATTTCGCAGCATCCATGGGATGGGAATATTATCTTTGCGATGCTGGATGGAATGAGGATTGGATCCCGCAGCTTGTGAATTATGCCAAGGAAAAAGGAATTGGGATATGGTTATGGTGTCATTATAAAGATCTGGACACCGATGATGAAATATTTGATAAGCTCGTCCGGTGGGCAAGTTATGGTATCAAAGGAATGAAAGTGGATTTCTTTGAAAGCGACAGTCAAGAAAGAATACGTTTGTATGATAAGCTTGCTAAAGCATGTGCAAATCTAAAACTTATGCTTAATTATCACGGTGCTACAAAACCGGCAGGGGAAAGAAGAAGGTGGCCACATATTATGACAAGAGAAGGGGTATTAGGGGCAGAATATTATAGATGGTCCGATGGCCCTACAGCCGAACATAATTGCACGCTTCCATTTACGAGAAATATTATAGGTGCCATGGATTATACACCTGTAACATTCAGTAACAACAGAGAACAAACTACATGGGCTCATCAACTCGCTTTATCAGTGATATTCGAATCAGGTATACAGCATTTCGCGGACAAACCGGATGGGTATTATGCTATAGGCGAAGCAGCTCAATTTCTTAAGGATTGCCCTACGGTATGGGACGATACAATATTACTGGACGGCTATCCCGGAAAATATGTTAGTATAGCCAGGCAAAGAGCCAACAAATGGTTTCTGGCTTCCATCTGTGGAAATAATATGTCCAGAGATATTGAGCTCAAGTTAGATTTTCTAGAATCTGGCATTTGTTATAACGCAAACATATACAAGGATGGGGATAATGCGAAAAGCATTATAGTCGAACATAATACAGTAAAAGCATCAGATCGCATTAAAATTCAGTTAAACAAAAATGGTGGATGTTGCATAAGCTTTTATCCTACTTCACCAGGCTTATAA
- a CDS encoding carbohydrate ABC transporter permease, whose product MAAEAVSISSNLKYTSKKRQKLISNIIVYIVLTALGFLFLFPFLWMVTTSIKADAEIFTWPPTLIPHSFNWRNYPEALTFIPFFTYLKNTLIYCFMTVIGVVFSCTLSAYGFSRINWPERDKVFMLVLATMMLPSQVTMIPLFVIFKRLGWTGTLLPLIVPSFFGSAFYIFLLRQFFMTIPFELSDAARIDGCSEFRIFWQITVPLARPAIATVALFQFLGAWNDFMGPLIYLNDQTKYTISVGLQQFVGQYGTKWGLLTAASTVATLPVIILFFFTQKTFIQGIAMTGIKG is encoded by the coding sequence GCAATATTATAGTATATATAGTTTTAACCGCATTGGGCTTCCTGTTTTTATTTCCTTTTTTATGGATGGTTACGACATCGATAAAAGCTGATGCTGAAATATTCACATGGCCCCCTACATTGATACCGCATAGCTTTAATTGGCGCAATTATCCTGAAGCTCTTACGTTTATACCATTTTTTACTTACTTAAAGAATACATTGATATATTGTTTTATGACGGTAATAGGAGTTGTATTTTCATGCACCTTATCTGCTTATGGGTTCTCCAGGATCAATTGGCCGGAAAGGGATAAGGTATTTATGTTAGTTTTAGCTACGATGATGTTGCCCTCTCAGGTCACTATGATACCCTTATTTGTTATATTTAAGCGCCTTGGATGGACAGGTACTTTACTACCTCTTATTGTACCATCATTTTTTGGCAGTGCATTTTATATTTTTTTATTGAGGCAGTTTTTTATGACAATACCATTTGAATTATCTGATGCCGCCCGTATAGACGGATGCTCGGAATTTAGGATATTCTGGCAGATTACGGTACCTTTGGCTCGCCCGGCTATAGCCACTGTGGCGTTATTTCAATTTCTAGGAGCATGGAATGATTTTATGGGGCCATTAATTTATCTAAACGATCAGACCAAATATACCATATCAGTCGGACTTCAGCAGTTTGTAGGCCAATATGGAACAAAATGGGGCCTTTTAACAGCTGCTTCTACAGTAGCCACATTGCCTGTAATAATTTTATTCTTCTTTACTCAAAAAACATTTATACAGGGGATAGCTATGACAGGTATCAAGGGATGA
- a CDS encoding carbohydrate ABC transporter permease, whose protein sequence is MIKQTAGERVFSIMNYVILILLAIITLFPFVYVILVSVTPASELVNVGKGILYVPKSLDFLAYKQIFETDTIPQAYKISIFVTVVGTVLSLLVTVLTAYPLSRRRLPGRSILLFIITFTMLFGGGLIPTYMVVRSLKLLDSVWALILPSTVSAFNLIIMKNYFLTIPDSLEESAKLDGANDFLILFRIILPLSLPMLATIALFYMVGYWNAFFNAIIYINNQRLYPLQVVLRQILFSASSDQVFNIVETTKASSLAVRMATIVVTTVPILVVYPFLQRYFTQGILLGSVKE, encoded by the coding sequence ATGATAAAACAGACGGCCGGAGAGAGGGTATTTAGCATAATGAATTATGTCATATTGATACTTTTGGCGATAATAACATTATTCCCTTTTGTTTACGTGATACTGGTATCTGTAACGCCGGCTTCGGAGTTGGTCAACGTTGGCAAAGGTATACTTTATGTGCCAAAGTCTCTGGACTTTCTGGCTTATAAGCAAATATTTGAGACCGATACTATACCGCAAGCCTATAAGATAAGCATATTTGTTACTGTGGTTGGTACGGTGTTGAGCCTACTCGTGACCGTACTAACGGCTTATCCGTTATCGCGCAGGAGACTGCCGGGAAGAAGTATATTGCTTTTTATAATAACCTTTACCATGCTGTTCGGTGGAGGTTTGATACCAACCTATATGGTGGTGAGAAGCCTGAAGCTGTTGGACAGCGTGTGGGCGCTTATACTGCCAAGTACGGTAAGCGCATTCAACCTGATAATAATGAAGAATTATTTCCTTACAATACCAGACAGTTTAGAGGAATCAGCCAAATTGGACGGGGCCAATGACTTTTTGATATTGTTTCGCATAATACTGCCTTTATCTTTGCCAATGTTGGCCACAATAGCGCTGTTTTATATGGTAGGTTACTGGAATGCCTTCTTCAATGCCATAATCTATATAAACAACCAGCGACTTTATCCATTACAAGTGGTACTAAGGCAGATACTGTTCAGCGCATCGTCTGATCAAGTCTTTAACATAGTTGAAACTACCAAGGCATCCAGCCTGGCGGTGCGCATGGCTACTATAGTGGTAACCACAGTCCCGATATTAGTTGTGTACCCGTTCTTACAGAGGTATTTTACCCAGGGCATCCTTCTGGGTTCAGTAAAAGAATAA
- a CDS encoding ABC transporter permease → MIEQQTVALRKKPNSVATAFKRLSEFKYLYIMLIPGITYFVVFHYIPMYGVTIAFKDFKIMQGIIDSPWVGLKYFKQAFESPFFAQTLWNTFIISVYKLLWGFPAPIILALLLNEVKNSIFKRTIQTISYLPHFLSWVVIGGILTDMLSPQTGVVNNIIKMFGGEPIYFMASKEWFRTVLVASDIWKEVGWGSIIYLAALSGIDPQLYEASQIDGANRWQQTWHITLPGIRGTIAILLILRLGNILNAGFEQIFIMYNSAVYEVSDIIDTWVYRIGLQGMQYSLATAVGLFKSLIGLVLVVAANWVTHRMGESGIW, encoded by the coding sequence TTGATAGAACAACAAACGGTTGCTTTGCGCAAAAAACCGAATAGTGTGGCAACGGCTTTTAAGCGTTTGTCAGAATTCAAATATCTATATATTATGCTTATACCGGGCATAACGTATTTCGTTGTCTTTCATTATATACCCATGTATGGTGTGACGATAGCGTTTAAGGACTTTAAGATCATGCAGGGTATAATAGACAGCCCGTGGGTCGGGCTTAAGTATTTTAAGCAAGCCTTTGAGTCGCCGTTTTTCGCGCAGACGTTGTGGAACACCTTTATAATCAGTGTCTATAAGCTTTTGTGGGGCTTTCCGGCACCCATAATATTGGCCTTATTGCTTAATGAAGTAAAAAACTCGATATTTAAACGCACTATACAGACCATAAGCTACCTGCCACACTTTTTATCGTGGGTAGTTATAGGCGGCATATTGACCGATATGCTTTCGCCTCAGACCGGTGTGGTCAATAATATCATAAAGATGTTCGGTGGGGAGCCCATATATTTTATGGCATCCAAAGAATGGTTTAGGACGGTGCTGGTGGCATCAGACATATGGAAAGAGGTAGGCTGGGGTTCCATCATATATCTGGCAGCCTTGTCTGGCATAGATCCGCAATTGTATGAGGCATCGCAAATAGATGGTGCCAATCGATGGCAGCAGACATGGCACATAACATTGCCCGGCATAAGAGGCACTATAGCCATATTGCTTATACTCAGACTGGGTAATATATTAAATGCTGGCTTTGAACAGATATTCATAATGTATAATTCGGCGGTTTATGAAGTGTCGGATATCATAGATACATGGGTGTACAGGATCGGCCTTCAAGGTATGCAATACAGCCTAGCTACTGCCGTGGGCTTATTTAAATCGCTCATAGGACTTGTTTTAGTAGTCGCGGCCAACTGGGTCACACATCGTATGGGAGAATCAGGTATATGGTAA
- a CDS encoding RNA polymerase sigma factor: MDYQLKSLVERAKAGDNDAIEEILKKVKPLILSSISKCHSIAMDDDDLYQEAAIEVIYSIKDFDDERNIPFLAFLKKRIFYRLKNLTRCEQLLLSLDQPVGDVDSACTMADTIPDAGPSVEDIVQVDQQYWHLRMAMAALTPKQRRVLKMHYMQGMSMADIARKDGLHYQAVVKLKERALNNMRIFMENDI, translated from the coding sequence ATGGATTATCAGTTAAAATCGTTGGTAGAAAGAGCAAAAGCAGGGGATAACGACGCTATAGAGGAAATATTAAAAAAGGTAAAACCCCTTATACTGTCATCGATATCCAAATGTCACAGCATTGCCATGGATGACGATGACCTTTACCAGGAAGCCGCTATAGAGGTTATATACAGCATAAAGGATTTTGACGATGAGCGGAATATACCGTTTCTGGCCTTTCTAAAAAAGCGTATATTCTACAGGCTCAAGAACCTGACCCGTTGCGAACAGCTGCTTCTGTCGCTGGATCAACCTGTCGGAGACGTGGACAGCGCCTGCACCATGGCCGATACAATACCCGATGCTGGTCCATCGGTAGAGGATATAGTACAAGTGGACCAGCAGTACTGGCATTTGCGCATGGCAATGGCTGCTCTGACGCCCAAACAGCGTCGCGTGCTCAAGATGCATTATATGCAGGGTATGTCCATGGCTGATATAGCACGAAAGGATGGGCTCCATTATCAGGCAGTGGTAAAGCTCAAAGAGCGGGCACTTAATAATATGAGAATTTTTATGGAAAACGATATATAA